The proteins below are encoded in one region of Pongo pygmaeus isolate AG05252 chromosome 20, NHGRI_mPonPyg2-v2.0_pri, whole genome shotgun sequence:
- the LOC129020266 gene encoding ribosomal protein eL42-like, translating to MVNVPKTRRTFCKKCGKHQPHKVTQYKKGKDSLYAQGRRRYDRKQSGYGGQTKPIFRKKAKTTKKIVLRLECVEPNCRSKRMLAIKRCKHFELGGDKKRKGQVIQF from the coding sequence ATGGTCAATGTACCTAAAACCCGAAGAACCTTCTGTAAGAAGTGTGGCAAGCATCAGCCTCACAAAGTGACACAGTATAAGAAGGGCAAGGATTCTTTGTATGCCCAGGGAAGGAGGCGCTATGATCGGAAGCAGAGTGGCTATGGTGGGCAGACAAAGCCAATTTTCCGGAAGAAGGCTAAgaccacaaagaagattgtgcTAAGGCTGGAATGTGTTGAGCCTAACTGCAGATCCAAGAGGATGCTGGCCATTAAGAGATGCAAGCATTTTGAACTGGGAGGAGATAAGAAGAGAAAGGGCCAAGTGATCCAGTTCTAA